Proteins encoded in a region of the Mucilaginibacter sabulilitoris genome:
- a CDS encoding RagB/SusD family nutrient uptake outer membrane protein has translation MKNNILKITLLLVLSVATSCKKQLLDQANPNTLPVSQFWLSESDAEKGVNAIYHMFYQNGGFNRWIYFRLDLTSDEGFSKSPWLELGDWTRFQYINYDFWEGNVNTFRDVYKAIYRCNQVLANVPKIEFADAKKKEELLGQAKFLRGFYYYYAAILWENVPVVLTPQTPTDMPAQATLPQVWAQVEKDLTEASTALPEQYTGVNIGRATKGAALAMLGKTYMQQHKWSEAKTAFDYLVTGAGKSYYDLVDFKENFRATMENNKESVFEIQFSNANQTAEGDGPSSNMGTNRTQFFAPRSIGWSDGQARNWMVTEFKKEKTIDNKIDPRLRYTLFYPQLEADFGDKIYGRSWQWDADEAWFKKYSRDYYRTNEDYYNEVNNRVIRYADVLLMYAEVQNELGQTSDAYQYVNRVRARSNMRPLATAYPAIGNDKTLFRDRLKMERELELCGESVRWADLKRWGDLDNQAAVDKVAERDPDFKNFVVGKNIRLPLPQVEVRNNTNLHQNPNY, from the coding sequence ACGCCATATATCACATGTTTTATCAAAACGGAGGATTTAATCGCTGGATCTATTTCAGGCTTGATCTTACGTCGGATGAAGGCTTTAGTAAAAGCCCCTGGTTAGAGCTGGGCGACTGGACACGTTTTCAATACATCAACTATGATTTTTGGGAAGGTAATGTGAACACTTTCCGTGATGTATATAAAGCCATTTACCGGTGTAATCAGGTGCTGGCCAACGTGCCTAAAATTGAATTTGCCGATGCCAAGAAAAAAGAAGAGCTGTTGGGACAAGCCAAATTTTTACGTGGCTTTTATTACTACTACGCGGCTATTTTATGGGAAAACGTACCTGTTGTTTTAACGCCGCAAACACCAACGGATATGCCTGCACAGGCTACTTTACCACAGGTTTGGGCACAGGTAGAAAAAGACCTTACCGAAGCAAGCACCGCGTTGCCCGAACAATACACCGGCGTTAATATTGGCCGTGCAACTAAGGGCGCCGCGCTGGCAATGTTAGGGAAGACCTATATGCAGCAGCATAAATGGTCCGAAGCAAAAACCGCTTTTGATTACCTGGTAACCGGGGCCGGAAAAAGTTACTATGACCTGGTAGACTTTAAAGAAAACTTCCGGGCTACTATGGAAAACAATAAAGAATCTGTTTTTGAGATCCAGTTTTCCAACGCCAATCAAACTGCGGAAGGCGATGGACCGAGTTCAAATATGGGTACCAACCGGACTCAGTTCTTTGCTCCACGAAGCATAGGATGGTCTGACGGACAGGCACGTAACTGGATGGTTACTGAGTTTAAAAAGGAAAAAACAATCGATAATAAAATCGATCCGCGCCTGCGCTACACCTTGTTCTATCCGCAGCTTGAGGCTGATTTTGGTGATAAGATTTATGGCCGCAGCTGGCAGTGGGATGCCGACGAAGCCTGGTTTAAAAAGTATTCACGCGATTATTATCGTACTAATGAGGATTATTATAACGAAGTTAACAACCGGGTAATACGTTATGCTGATGTATTACTAATGTATGCCGAAGTGCAGAACGAATTAGGGCAAACCTCAGACGCTTATCAGTATGTGAACCGGGTAAGGGCGCGCTCAAATATGAGACCGCTTGCTACCGCATATCCGGCAATTGGTAATGATAAAACCCTCTTTCGCGATCGTTTAAAAATGGAGCGGGAACTGGAGCTTTGTGGTGAAAGCGTGCGCTGGGCCGACTTAAAACGCTGGGGCGATCTGGATAACCAGGCGGCTGTTGATAAGGTAGCAGAACGCGATCCCGACTTTAAAAACTTTGTCGTAGGCAAAAATATCAGGTTGCCATTACCACAGGTTGAGGTGCGAAACAACACCAATCTTCACCAAAATCCAAACTATTAA
- a CDS encoding family 43 glycosylhydrolase: protein MKKKHLLPICLLVSLCMACSKKEGAKTPVVPPPAIAKDEYINPVFTPILADPSVIKAPGTNAFYAYGTEDDWGDGHGTHLIAVVKSTNLTSWNYLNDAFVTKPNWKANGFIWAPDVNYIDGKYYMYYAYSIWADPNPGIGLAIADKPEGPFSDQGKMFLSSEIGVANAIDPFYINDGNKKYLFFGSYSSAANNGTWGVELSADGKSVPDFTKKINVAAGDFEGVMIHKRGIYYYFFGSKNNCCDGAASVYQVRVGRSINLMGPYLDKDGHDLKTRGNGTLLIERNTRYAGPGHNARLMQDDAGTDWFLYHAIDRGNPLVSSGANRRALMLDKLTWNNDWPEIKGGTPSISAQKAPVFNDH from the coding sequence ATGAAAAAGAAACATCTTTTACCAATATGTCTGCTGGTTTCGCTTTGCATGGCATGCTCCAAAAAAGAAGGGGCAAAAACGCCGGTTGTACCGCCGCCGGCTATCGCAAAAGATGAATATATTAACCCGGTGTTCACGCCAATATTAGCAGACCCATCTGTTATAAAAGCCCCTGGCACAAACGCCTTTTATGCCTACGGTACAGAGGACGACTGGGGAGATGGTCACGGCACGCACCTCATTGCCGTGGTAAAATCAACAAACCTTACCTCATGGAATTACCTTAATGATGCTTTTGTTACCAAACCCAATTGGAAAGCAAATGGATTTATCTGGGCGCCCGATGTAAATTATATCGATGGTAAATACTACATGTATTACGCTTATTCTATCTGGGCCGACCCAAACCCGGGTATTGGGCTGGCCATCGCCGATAAACCGGAGGGGCCTTTCTCAGACCAGGGTAAGATGTTCCTGTCGTCAGAGATAGGGGTAGCCAATGCCATCGACCCTTTTTATATAAACGACGGTAACAAAAAGTACCTTTTCTTTGGTAGCTATAGCTCGGCTGCCAATAACGGCACCTGGGGCGTCGAACTTTCGGCTGATGGTAAATCAGTACCCGATTTTACAAAAAAGATCAATGTAGCTGCGGGGGATTTTGAGGGCGTAATGATACATAAAAGGGGGATCTATTACTACTTCTTTGGCTCAAAAAACAATTGCTGCGATGGCGCGGCAAGTGTTTACCAGGTAAGAGTGGGGCGCTCAATCAATTTAATGGGACCCTACCTGGATAAAGATGGCCATGACTTAAAAACCAGAGGTAACGGAACTTTGCTTATTGAACGTAATACCCGATATGCCGGGCCGGGCCATAATGCCCGCCTCATGCAGGACGATGCCGGTACCGATTGGTTTTTATATCATGCTATTGACAGGGGCAACCCGCTTGTATCAAGCGGCGCCAACCGCAGGGCTTTAATGCTTGATAAACTAACCTGGAATAACGACTGGCCCGAAATTAAAGGTGGTACCCCATCAATTTCGGCACAAAAAGCCCCTGTTTTTAATGACCACTAA
- a CDS encoding glycoside hydrolase 5 family protein: MKLRILFLSLWCIVLLASCTQKSIKTTNSRAIWSKEQAKDWYDQQPWIVGANFLPSTAINQLEMWQADTFDTLTIDKELGLAQGLGMNTMRVFLHDLAFEQDSAGFLTRVDTFLTIADKHKIKPLLVIFDSCWDPFPHTGKQRAPKPFVHNSGWVQSPGQNALKDSTQYPRLEHYVKTVVSHFAKDSRILGWDVWNEPDNMTGASYQKVELPNKVDYVVPLLKKTFEWVRSANPSQFATSGIWAGDWSDSAKMKPIEKLQLTQSDIITFHNYDSVGVFENRIKLLQRYGKPLICTEYMARPNGSTFATFLPVAKKYRIGMYNWGFVNGKSQTIFPWDSWTKTYTAAPPLWFHDIFNTDGTPYKTEETDLIRKMTAEVNGKN; the protein is encoded by the coding sequence ATGAAACTACGAATTTTATTTTTATCGCTATGGTGCATCGTATTGCTTGCATCTTGTACTCAAAAATCTATAAAAACAACTAATAGCCGCGCGATTTGGAGCAAAGAACAGGCAAAGGACTGGTATGATCAGCAACCATGGATAGTAGGTGCCAACTTTTTGCCAAGCACAGCCATTAACCAGCTTGAAATGTGGCAGGCCGATACTTTTGATACGCTTACTATTGATAAAGAACTGGGCCTTGCACAAGGTTTAGGCATGAATACCATGCGTGTGTTTTTACATGATCTGGCATTTGAACAAGATTCGGCAGGTTTCCTTACACGGGTTGATACCTTTTTGACTATAGCCGATAAACATAAAATAAAACCATTACTGGTGATATTTGATTCCTGCTGGGACCCATTCCCGCACACAGGAAAGCAACGCGCGCCCAAGCCTTTCGTTCATAATTCCGGTTGGGTGCAAAGCCCTGGTCAAAATGCATTAAAAGATTCTACACAATACCCAAGGCTTGAACATTATGTAAAAACCGTGGTATCGCATTTTGCTAAAGACAGCCGCATACTCGGCTGGGATGTTTGGAATGAGCCTGATAACATGACGGGTGCATCTTATCAAAAGGTGGAGCTGCCTAATAAAGTAGATTACGTAGTCCCACTTTTAAAGAAAACATTTGAGTGGGTACGCTCGGCAAATCCTTCACAATTTGCCACTTCGGGCATTTGGGCCGGCGACTGGAGCGATTCGGCTAAAATGAAACCTATTGAGAAATTACAGTTAACACAGTCAGACATTATCACCTTTCATAATTATGATAGTGTTGGCGTATTTGAAAACCGCATAAAGTTATTGCAGCGCTATGGTAAGCCGTTAATTTGCACAGAATATATGGCCAGGCCAAATGGCAGCACCTTTGCAACCTTTTTACCCGTCGCAAAAAAGTACCGGATAGGTATGTATAATTGGGGCTTTGTAAACGGCAAATCGCAAACCATATTCCCATGGGATAGTTGGACAAAAACCTATACAGCCGCCCCGCCGCTATGGTTCCATGATATTTTTAATACCGATGGCACACCTTATAAAACGGAAGAAACGGACCTGATCCGTAAAATGACCGCCGAAGTAAACGGAAAGAATTAA
- a CDS encoding sialidase family protein, protein MKNLLTILFLGCSGIVCAQLKSIDSVKWGQTVVVNNVPVFDDAGKVPEAGGTPGRHHGRYGSQYARLLKLKDGNWLAGYTISNNNGYKNDPKGGLQLEVSVSTDNCRTWKKLGAIVDPGRDLDNAQLIELSDGAILLACRSVRWQESYILPVYKSTDKGKTWKRISIIDENQGAPGDLGKPDKGIYEPHFYFLGDGKLSVMYANEKHVTENPSYSQIISQKISPDMGKTWGREIWVAYQPMHNASRPGMSVWTKMKNGKYIVVYEICGPESCNIYCKTSDDGITWPTGLGQQIADQLGGPYILSLKNGTLVVTSNKSNISVSTDFGATWKTINPAWPKTLWPSVYQTGDNEIGVVNSAPRTEGGNNIQIRFGKVE, encoded by the coding sequence ATGAAAAATTTGCTAACGATTTTGTTTTTAGGATGCAGTGGCATAGTATGCGCGCAGTTAAAATCAATAGATTCTGTAAAATGGGGGCAAACAGTTGTGGTCAATAACGTCCCAGTTTTTGATGATGCTGGTAAGGTGCCCGAAGCTGGTGGAACGCCGGGCCGCCATCACGGGCGGTATGGTTCGCAATACGCACGGCTGCTTAAGCTCAAAGATGGCAACTGGCTTGCAGGATATACCATATCGAACAATAATGGTTATAAAAATGATCCAAAGGGTGGGCTCCAGCTGGAAGTTTCGGTGAGTACCGATAACTGCCGAACCTGGAAAAAGTTAGGCGCTATTGTTGATCCGGGCAGGGATCTTGATAATGCACAGCTTATTGAACTGTCCGATGGGGCCATATTACTGGCCTGTCGTTCTGTACGCTGGCAGGAGTCGTATATATTGCCTGTTTACAAAAGCACCGATAAGGGCAAAACCTGGAAACGCATCAGTATTATCGATGAAAATCAAGGCGCCCCGGGCGATTTGGGTAAGCCTGATAAAGGTATTTATGAGCCGCATTTTTATTTTCTGGGTGACGGGAAGCTGTCAGTAATGTATGCCAACGAAAAACATGTAACCGAAAATCCATCCTACAGCCAAATTATCTCACAGAAAATATCGCCGGATATGGGTAAAACCTGGGGCAGGGAGATCTGGGTAGCGTACCAACCCATGCATAACGCGTCCCGGCCCGGTATGTCTGTATGGACGAAGATGAAAAATGGTAAATATATTGTAGTATACGAGATATGTGGGCCCGAATCCTGTAACATTTATTGCAAAACCAGCGACGACGGGATAACCTGGCCCACTGGTTTAGGCCAACAAATAGCAGATCAGTTGGGTGGCCCATATATCCTATCTTTAAAAAATGGCACCCTGGTGGTAACATCCAACAAAAGTAATATTTCGGTAAGTACCGATTTTGGGGCAACCTGGAAAACGATCAACCCGGCATGGCCCAAAACCTTGTGGCCGTCGGTTTACCAAACCGGCGATAACGAGATTGGAGTAGTAAACTCCGCTCCGCGGACCGAAGGGGGCAATAACATACAAATACGTTTTGGGAAAGTGGAATAA
- a CDS encoding alpha-L-arabinofuranosidase C-terminal domain-containing protein, translating to MLKRFFLVLFTAGAFTAVHAQTQYTITADKVKAHIQPTMYGIFFEDINLAADGGVYAELVKNRSFEFNMPLMGWKEQKRDGGDGRTEVINRAVERPENAHFIKSYITTDAGFYGFSNEGFRGGMGVKEGEEYSFSVIAKQDGDTNVKLNVELHGDNDVIIGKAELTPTDKEWNHYSLKFKSSATTPNAQLYVWMSGKGIIDLDMISLFPEHTWKNRPGGLRADLVQKLADLKPGFLRFPGGCIVEGRDLSNRYQWKKTIGAVDKRENIINRWNTEFKHRPTPDYYQTFGLGFMEYFMTAEDIGASPLPILNCGMACEFNTGELVPLDKLDPYVQDALDLIEFANGNASTKWGKLRTDLGHPAPFNLKMIGVGNEQWGPQYIDRWKIFTKAIKTKYPDIKIVSALGPSPEGKEFDLLNKTFRSLGADILDEHYYAPAKWFRDNARRYDNYDRKGPKIFAGEYAAQSKSTVSPQNKNNWECALSEAAFMTGLERNADVVNMASYAPLFAHVEGWQWTPNLIWFDNLKSYATPNYYVQQLFSLNKGTDVVPLTLNNEAVAGQNDSYATASLDKNTNELVIKFVNTSTSAQNVSFKITGSKGYQKQATVTTLKADSKDAENSLTAPTTVSPVESTVDISGNTLKLAVEPYAFKVVRLKNK from the coding sequence ATGCTAAAAAGATTTTTTTTAGTGCTGTTTACTGCCGGTGCTTTTACCGCGGTACATGCGCAAACACAGTATACTATAACTGCTGATAAGGTGAAGGCCCACATTCAGCCTACCATGTATGGGATATTTTTTGAGGATATAAATCTTGCTGCCGATGGCGGTGTATATGCAGAGCTTGTAAAAAACCGTTCGTTTGAGTTTAACATGCCCCTGATGGGATGGAAGGAGCAAAAAAGGGATGGTGGTGATGGCCGTACAGAGGTAATTAACCGTGCCGTTGAACGGCCGGAGAATGCTCACTTTATAAAAAGTTATATCACAACCGATGCCGGTTTTTATGGTTTCTCGAACGAGGGTTTCCGCGGAGGGATGGGTGTTAAGGAAGGCGAGGAATACAGCTTTTCGGTGATCGCTAAGCAGGACGGAGATACCAATGTAAAACTGAATGTTGAACTGCATGGTGACAATGATGTTATTATAGGTAAAGCTGAACTTACCCCAACCGATAAGGAATGGAACCATTACAGCTTGAAATTTAAATCAAGTGCTACTACGCCAAACGCACAATTATATGTTTGGATGAGCGGCAAGGGTATCATCGACCTCGATATGATCTCCCTGTTCCCAGAGCATACCTGGAAAAATCGTCCGGGTGGTTTACGTGCCGATCTAGTACAGAAGCTGGCCGATCTTAAACCTGGTTTTCTACGTTTCCCCGGAGGCTGTATTGTGGAGGGCCGCGATTTAAGCAACCGTTATCAGTGGAAAAAAACCATAGGTGCGGTTGACAAACGCGAGAATATCATTAACCGCTGGAATACCGAATTTAAGCACCGCCCCACGCCTGATTACTATCAAACTTTCGGACTGGGTTTTATGGAATATTTCATGACAGCCGAAGATATCGGAGCTTCGCCTCTGCCAATTCTGAATTGCGGTATGGCCTGTGAGTTTAACACCGGCGAGCTTGTACCGTTAGATAAACTTGACCCTTATGTACAGGACGCGCTTGACCTGATTGAGTTTGCCAATGGCAATGCCAGCACCAAATGGGGCAAGCTGCGTACGGATCTTGGCCATCCGGCACCTTTTAATTTAAAAATGATAGGTGTTGGTAACGAGCAATGGGGTCCGCAATATATTGACCGCTGGAAAATTTTTACCAAAGCTATCAAAACTAAATACCCGGATATCAAGATCGTATCTGCCCTGGGGCCGTCGCCTGAAGGCAAGGAATTTGATCTGCTAAATAAAACATTCCGCAGTTTAGGAGCTGATATTTTAGATGAGCATTACTATGCGCCGGCAAAATGGTTTAGGGATAATGCCCGCCGTTATGATAATTATGACCGTAAAGGGCCTAAGATATTCGCCGGTGAGTATGCTGCACAGAGCAAATCAACCGTGAGCCCGCAAAATAAAAACAATTGGGAGTGCGCCCTTTCTGAGGCAGCTTTCATGACCGGTTTGGAGCGTAATGCTGATGTGGTGAACATGGCTTCATATGCACCGCTTTTTGCTCATGTGGAGGGTTGGCAGTGGACACCAAACCTTATCTGGTTTGATAACCTGAAAAGCTATGCTACGCCAAATTACTATGTGCAGCAATTATTTTCCCTTAATAAAGGCACCGATGTGGTTCCGCTTACCTTGAACAACGAAGCCGTAGCCGGGCAAAATGATAGCTATGCGACTGCGAGTTTAGACAAGAATACCAACGAACTGGTGATCAAATTTGTGAATACCAGCACATCGGCACAAAACGTGAGCTTTAAAATTACAGGTTCAAAAGGTTATCAAAAACAAGCTACTGTTACAACGCTAAAAGCTGATAGCAAAGACGCTGAAAATTCATTGACCGCGCCTACAACAGTTAGCCCTGTTGAAAGTACCGTTGACATTTCGGGCAATACCCTGAAGCTTGCTGTTGAACCATATGCGTTTAAAGTAGTAAGGCTTAAAAATAAATAA
- a CDS encoding glycoside hydrolase family protein gives MKKIFLIISLLFPGIISNAQELRTNISVHDPVMTRQDSTYYIFVRVMGLQCVRRLIGYWKAEKPVFATAPQWAVDGIPGFKGHIWVPKAGWSRTLKKISYYTFTKSAISEHCTNCQLLQLVISNKLLLVLLY, from the coding sequence TTGAAAAAAATCTTTCTGATCATATCCTTATTGTTCCCGGGCATTATCAGCAATGCCCAGGAGCTAAGGACTAATATATCGGTGCATGACCCGGTAATGACCCGACAGGATAGTACTTATTATATCTTTGTACGGGTAATGGGATTGCAATGTGTTCGCCGGCTGATAGGGTACTGGAAGGCTGAAAAACCGGTATTTGCAACGGCCCCGCAATGGGCTGTTGATGGCATCCCCGGTTTTAAAGGTCACATTTGGGTTCCGAAAGCAGGATGGAGCAGGACGCTTAAAAAGATTTCATATTATACATTTACTAAAAGTGCAATATCTGAACATTGTACTAATTGCCAATTATTACAGCTGGTTATTTCCAATAAGTTGTTGTTAGTGCTTTTGTATTAA